Proteins encoded by one window of Branchiostoma floridae strain S238N-H82 chromosome 6, Bfl_VNyyK, whole genome shotgun sequence:
- the LOC118417641 gene encoding protein asteroid homolog 1-like has protein sequence MGILGFTSFIEDNPHLFTDCRLCNTRVIIDGNNLCYRLYFDNNLDVKHGGEYGQFADLIRLFFNNLRACHVEPYVIYDGAYESNDHKFATTLDRSKRRILLSETIALDGPGNLLPALASATFKQVVSSLGVRCAQCDYEADRELVMLANSWNCPVISVDSDFFIFNIRAGYIPLNHLYWRSVCKRNTSDQEGPYLNAQVYTVDNFCSSFDGLQVEMLPLLGTLMGNDYLPVTLCQPFYSQIKLPKGNNVFFSKRYARAYGLISWLQERESLEDALQRVLSVFRKSEREDYKMMIQSSMVVYTFFKSYLVDYFSSGNLLCRLLTHDGYPLPEWVLQNIRQGAMPTMCLNALANHRVFLHTQIEDLTQPSANTCSLPIRVAIYNILLSHDESQVLQEIPKSPKKSSRHTKEFYVQEYDRIGKDLKKTFLRPEYESTTYGCLPNLAVVPTLCEEDRKTVLLDVLGVKVEDVSQSPPHLQFTTAVVCYWIQHAHPKVSFIHLYCVLLCFIRHDILACQDPLPADILPEPTVPISQQGKKGKHTWTVPKSWLPKTVSAFFDKFQKRSKTRAFDMEGVHGFAQFQSCMQYAIYLNKVLCEPFPQPDLPGLFSGIFSHELYKEMKNKADVLSWLMSALGKTSQVAEDFYRLVTVVRQIVPEESFATKQLSKTARKKQKRRENSAASSSGYGEGSSSSSSVDAEDLKEPEAPVDVVASCSLENKFAGLMSLDCDN, from the exons ATGGGTATCCTCGGGTTCACCAGCTTCATAGAGGACAACCCACATCTGTTCACTGACTGTCGGCTGTGCAACACCCGTGTCATCATCGATGGAAACAACCTCTGTTATCGACTGTATTTCGATAACAATTTGGACGTCAAGCACGGCGGGGAGTATGGGCAGTTTGCGGACTTGATCAGACTGTTCTTCAACAACCTGCGCGCTTGCCATGTGGAGCCGTATGTGATATATGATGGGGCCTACGAAAGCAACGACCACAAGTTTGCCACAACGTTGGATAGGAGCAAGAGACGTATTCTTTTGTCAGAGACAATAGCCCTAGATGGACCAGGAAACCTGTTACCAG CCCTGGCCTCGGCTACCTTTAAGCAGGTGGTGTCCAGCCTAGGGGTGAGGTGTGCGCAGTGTGACTATGAGGCTGATCGGGAGTTGGTGATGCTGGCCAACAGCTGGAACTGTCCTGTCATCAGTGTGGACAGTGACTTCTTCATTTTTAACATCAG GGCAGGATACATCCCACTGAACCACCTGTACTGGAGGTCTGTGTGCAAGAGGAATACTAGTGACCAGGAGGGTCCCTACCTCAACGCTCAGGTCTACACTGTGGATAACTTCTGCAG TTCCTTTGATGGTCTACAGGTGGAGATGCTACCCCTTCTGGGTACACTGATGGGCAATGACTACCTCCCTGTGACCCTGTGCCAACCATTCTACAGTCAAATCAAGCTGCCTAAGGGAAATAATGTCTTCTTTTCAAAGAG GTATGCCCGAGCATACGGTCTCATTTCGTGGCTTCAGGAGAGGGAGAGTCTTGAAGATGCCTTACAGAGAGTCTTGAGCGTCTTTAGGAAATCTGAGCGTGAGGACTACAAGATGATGATTCAGTCATCCATGGTGGTGTACACATTTTTCAAGTCCTATCTGGTGGATTATTTCTCCTCAGGAAATCTGTTGTGCAGGCTCCTGACTCACGATGGGTACCCCCTCCCGGAGTGGGTGCTACAGAACATACGTCAGGGAGCCATGCCTACCATGTGCCTCAACGCACTGGCCAACCATAGAGTCTTCTTACACACCCAGATCGAGGACTTAACACAACCAAGTGCCAATACCTGCTCTCTTCCAATCAGGGTAGCAATATACAACATACTACTGAGCCATGACGAGAGCCAAGTACTGCAAGAAATTCCCAAGTCTCCTAAGAAGTCTTCTAGGCACACTAAGGAGTTCTATGTCCAGGAATATGACCGAATTGGGAAGGACTTAAAGAAGACATTTTTAAGGCCGGAATATGAGTCTACCACGTATGGCTGTTTGCCAAACTTGGCTGTGGTTCCAACATTGTGCGAGGAAGATCGGAAGACCGTACTGTTAGATGTGCTGGGTGTGAAGGTGGAAGACGTGTCACAAAGTCCACCACATCTGCAGTTTACCACAGCTGTGGTGTGTTACTGGATCCAACACGCACATCCTAAGGTTTCCTTCATACACCTGTACTGTGTCCTACTGTGTTTCATTAGACATGATATCTTAGCCTGTCAGGACCCTCTGCCAGCTGACATACTCCCTGAACCAACCGTCCCTATCTCACAGCAAGGCAAGAAGGGGAAACACACCTGGACTGTCCCTAAAAGCTGGCTGCCAAAGACGGTGTCTGCTTTCTTTGACAAGTTCCAGAAGCGGTCCAAGACCAGGGCGTTTGACATGGAAGGAGTTCATGGCTTTGCCCAATTCCAAAGCTGTATGCAATATGCAA TATACCTCAACAAGGTGCTGTGCGAGCCCTTCCCGCAGCCTGACTTGCCTGGCCTCTTCAGTGGGATCTTTTCACATGAGTTATACAAAGAGATGAAGAACAAGGCAGATGTACTGAGCTGGCTCATGTCAGCATTGGGGAAAACTTCACAG GTGGCAGAAGATTTCTACAGGTTAGTGACTGTTGTACGGCAGATCGTGCCAGAGGAGAGCTTTGCCACCAAACAACTGTCCAAGACAGCAAGGAAGAAACAGAAGAGAAGGGAAAACTCTGCAGCATCGTCCTCGGGATATGGGGAAGGGTCCAGCTCATCTTCAAGTGTAGACGCTGAAGACTTGAAGGAACCCGAGGCTCCTGTGGATGTGGTGGCGTCTTGTTCACTTGAGAACAAGTTTGCAGGGTTGATGAGCCTGGACTGTGATAACTAA